The segment agaatgaagttgcatCCTTACCTTATAccacacaaaaattagctcaaaatggatcaaaaaccaaaacagacGACCTAAAAATTTAAGAGTCTTAGAAGACAACACAGGGGCAAATTTCCATAACCTTGGAGTTAGTGAGGATTTCTTGCATACGATAAcccaaagcacaggcaacaaaataaaaaaatagataaattgaacttcatagaaattaaaaatctgtgcatcaaaggacactattgaGAGTGCAGACAGACAACtcatagaatggaagaaaacatttgcaaattatgtatctgataagggattactatgcaaaatatataaagaactcctacacctcaacaaaaaagaataaagaatccaattaaaaactgggcaaagggcATGAATTTCTCCAAAGACAAACGGTCAATAAACACCTAAAAAGATACTTAACATCATtggtcaggaaaatgcaaatcaaaaccacaatgagatgccacttcatacccaataggatggctattatcaaaaaaatggaaaatgagtgttggcaaggatgctgagaaactggaaccttcctGCATTGTtagtggggatgtaaaatggtacagctgccgTGGAAAAATAGTTTGGCCATTCCTCAAACAGTtaaagaattaccatatgagccagcaatttgAACCCTAGGATTACACTCAAAAGTACTGAAAGTAGGGATTCAAGCAGATacttgcacacccatgttcacagcagcattatacacaatagtcaaaaggtagaaacacccgagtgtccatcaacagatggactgataagcaaaatgtggtatctacacacagtagaatattattcagccataaaaaagaatgatgtgCTGATActggcaacaacatggatgaaccctgaggacatcatgctaaattaaataagccagacataaaaggcaAATGTTGtctgattctacttatatgaggtacctagagtaggcaaatcatagagacagaaaacagagtaGAGTGGCTGGAAGAAATGGCGCATGGAgtgttattgtttaatggggacaaaGTTTCTGCTTGGGATAACAAAACAGTTCTGGAAATACATAGTGGTAAtagttacacaacattgtgaatgtatttaatgccactgagctgtacacttaaaagtgattaaaatggtaaactgtgttatgtatattttaccacaattaaaaaaggCAATTATCAACTCTCTTAAGTGACACAGAAAAGTATGACTcagttattgtttttaaatttaccatATGTAAAAGAATCTATGTGGcattctctccagtgtgagttttCTGGTACTGAGGAAATAGCAGAGGTGAAGATCCTAGTGCTACGATGACaaggctgttttctttttaaatgctccTACATGTGTCTGAAAGGAAACTTAGACTAAATCAGCAGCAACGAGGTCTCTTTCTCTAAGTAAGGGAGGTTACAGGAGCTTTCCCTTTTTGCTTCCTTACTCTCTCTCAATTTGTCTAAAAGGAACATGCACTGCTTTTGGTTTACGAAGAGGTTTTTTTAATTAGACAGAAATGCCCTTTGACCTGTGACATCGCTGTGTGGACAATAAATAAAGGGGTGGGTGGGTCATGTAGAGCAAGTGCGCAGAACTCACAGGCCCTCCTCCACTGTCACAGGGAGAGGGGTTCCTGCTATGGATCCTCTGATGCAGGAACACAGTGGACTGTGCTGGAACGCCTTCCTACGCTTGCCATGCTTGCAGGGCTTCTCCCCTGTGTGGCTCCTCGGATGTTGAACAAGTTTGGTTTTTGGATGAACGCTTTCTCACATTCGTTACATTTACAGggtctctccagtgtgaattctttgATGTTGGATAAGGTTAAAACTTTGGGTAAAGCCTTTGCCGCATTCTTTACACTCAaatggcttctctccagtgtgagtccGACGATGTCGGATGAGGATTGAGCTgtcactgaaggctttcccacagtcgttgcatttatagggtttctctccagtgtggatccTTTGGTGATATATAAGGGAAGGGTAGGCGCTGAAGTGTTTCCCACACTCGCCACACTTgtagggcttctccccagtgtggatcCTCTGATGCTGGAACATGTTGGAACTGTGCCGGAAGGCCTTGCCACACTCGCCACACTTGTAGGGCTTCTCCCCCGTGTGGATCCTCCGGTGCTGGATGAGGTAAGCGCCCTGGCTGAAGGCTTTCTTGCAATCACTGCATTTGTACGGCTTCTCTCCATGGTGTGACCTTTGGTGGTGGATGAGTCTGGAACTGTTGTggaaggccttcccacactcaCCACACTTgtagggcttctctcctgtgtggatCCTCTGATGTTGGATGAGGTGTGTGCTCTGGCTGAAGACTTTGCCACAgtcattacattcatagggcttctctccagtatggCTCCTCTGATGTTCAACAAGTTTGGTTTTTTGGATGAAGGCTTTCTCACATTCGTTACATTTAtacggtttctctccagtgtgaattctttgATGTTGGATAAGGTTAGAACTTTGGGTAAAGCCTTTGCCGCATTCTTTACACTCAaatggcttctctccagtgtgagtccGACGATGTCGGATGAGGATTGAGCTgtcactgaaggctttcccacagtcGTTGCacttatagggtttctctccagtgtggatccTCTGGTGATATATAAGGGAAGAATAGGCGCTGAAGTGTTTCCCACACTCGCCACACTTgtagggcttctccccagtgtggatcCTCTGATGCTTCATGAGGTTGGGCCTCCGATTAAATGTCTTCCCACACTCATCACACCGGTAGGGGATCTCCCCTGAGTGCATCCTCCGGTGATTGATGAACTCGCAGCTCtggctgaaggctttcccacactcatCACACTTGTAGGGTTTCTCTTCACTGTGAAGCCGCTGGTGCTTGACAAGGTTAGCACTGTacctgaaggctttcccacagtaACCACAATAATGCAATCTTTTCCCAATGGGAATTTTCTGATCTTCTTTAACAACTAAATTTGCACTGAAGATTTCCCCAGAATCATGAACTGTATTTGGTTTTTTTGACCTGTGTACACGCTTATGGTTATTGAGGTATGATCTCTGTTCAAAACTTTGTTCACATATGTCACACTTGTGAGGTCTCTGATCAGGAACAGGGCTTGACTCCAATGTGAGGCTTCCCCCAGACTCCTGGCCACTTGCATCATTGGTCAGTGTGACTGGCCTGGGGCCTCTCTGTGCCACAGGCTTGTCCACGCACTCTTCCGGCTCCCCGGCACGCTCACATTCCTCTCTTGGCTCAGGTCCTTGGGGAACAGTCTGCCTGAGTCGGCCCAGTTCTCCACCATCAAGCATCTTCCCTGAAGTCAACTCCTTGTACTCAGTCCTGGTCTCATGAGCTGAAACAACAAACAGAACATCTCAGAGTCACCTGTTCTGACTCTGGAAGGAAGGTGTGAAGATGCTGCTGACCACCTGTGGCATACCAATTCCATCATCCCCAAAGTCACACCACCTTGCAGGGATGAGAGCCTGGAGCCTCAAGGCTTAAAGACCTCACCCAGGGCCATGGCCACATGGCAGCACAAGCCTTTAAACACAGATCTGACAACTCTAACATCCAcacccttcctgcctgccttctgccCACAACCCCTGCCTGAGTGGGACTGCAGGACACCTGTCCTCATTACAAAAGGACAGAGATGGAGGCTTCACAGCACCATGGAAACCAACGCAAGGAGGGGCCCTGAAAGGCATGGAGGACATCTGACTGACAAAGAAATTAAGGCCAAGGAGCATAAGGCTGACTAACAGCAGCTAATTCACGCTGGAAAACCAGTCAcctccccaggagggcagagggctgAGTTTGTGCCAGCTGTGGAGGAGAAGGGCGGAGCAACAGAGGCCGGGGTGCCTCAGCTCCCCCTAGCAGGCCACCCCATTCCCACGGCTCTTCCCACAGGTCTGAGGCGTCGCCCAGGTGAGCCACCAGTACCTTAAACTCAAGATGCCACAGAGAATGCTTCCTGGTGCTCAAGCCtccactccttccttccctgactAGATGCTCACACTGACTCCACTTGCAGGAAAACACCCACCAGAAACGCATCCTCTGTGAGCCAAAAGACACATGCACAATGCCATGATAAGTACAACCAAATGTCCTCTACAGGTAGAATGGAAAATGACTTGTGGTGTGTTCACACAACAGAGCAGTGGATGGCAACGAGAAAGAAGAAACGCACGCAGCATGGTGACCCTCCCAGGGTTCAGATGCCCCACCCATGTCCAGACAGACAAGCCCCAGGGCAGAGCAGCCTGCAGGAACAGAGAGAAGGGCCCTGTGGGGAGCAGGGGAAATGACAGAGGAGGCCCAGTGGGCACCCAGGGAAACGGAAACATTCTGTATTTTGATATAGAGGCTGGCTTTTTGTAAAACTTCACTGAGCTCTAAACAGGGTCTGCCCCATTTCTGTAGGTATTTgtattcaaataaacaaatttacaagagaaaaattcaaatcCTTTGAGTCAGGAATTCCTTCCTAGGACTTTATCAAGACACGTGCAAAAGGATGCTCATCAGCCTTGTTCATGGCAATGAACCTAAAGAACACCATTCCCACTGGCACTTCCAGTGACAGCAGTGACCGAGACTCGTGGGTACTGAAATGGAAACAGATTTAGTGAAAAAGTCGGGGAGACAGCAATGCACATAGGATCACTGCACTCCTGTTAAGAAGCAACGCTTGTCTACAGAGGTGGAACTGACGGTGCTAGAAAAGGGACACAGGGCACACAGGATCACTGCACTCCTGTTAAGAAGCAACGCTcgggggctagccccgtggccgagtggttaagttcacacgctctgctgcaggcggcccagtgtttccttggttcgtatcctgggcgccgacatggcactgctcatcaaaccacgctgaggcagcgtcccacatgccacaactagaaggacctacaacgaagaatatacaactatgtaccaggggtctttggggagaaaaaggaaaaaaataaaatcttaaaaaaaaaaaaaaagcaacgcTCGTCTACAGAGGTGGAACTGACGGTACTAGAAAAGGGACACAGGGCACACCGGATCACTGCACTCCTGTTAAGAAGCAACATTCGTCTACAGAGGTGGAACTGACAGTGC is part of the Equus quagga isolate Etosha38 chromosome 16, UCLA_HA_Equagga_1.0, whole genome shotgun sequence genome and harbors:
- the ZNF34 gene encoding zinc finger protein 34, encoding MAALHLSAPPQAELTFEDVAVLLSQEEWGLLDPAQRGLYRDVMLETYRNLVSLGAGPAGPKPGVITQLERGNEPWVLDTQGVEGRERQKVDGSAHETRTEYKELTSGKMLDGGELGRLRQTVPQGPEPREECERAGEPEECVDKPVAQRGPRPVTLTNDASGQESGGSLTLESSPVPDQRPHKCDICEQSFEQRSYLNNHKRVHRSKKPNTVHDSGEIFSANLVVKEDQKIPIGKRLHYCGYCGKAFRYSANLVKHQRLHSEEKPYKCDECGKAFSQSCEFINHRRMHSGEIPYRCDECGKTFNRRPNLMKHQRIHTGEKPYKCGECGKHFSAYSSLIYHQRIHTGEKPYKCNDCGKAFSDSSILIRHRRTHTGEKPFECKECGKGFTQSSNLIQHQRIHTGEKPYKCNECEKAFIQKTKLVEHQRSHTGEKPYECNDCGKVFSQSTHLIQHQRIHTGEKPYKCGECGKAFHNSSRLIHHQRSHHGEKPYKCSDCKKAFSQGAYLIQHRRIHTGEKPYKCGECGKAFRHSSNMFQHQRIHTGEKPYKCGECGKHFSAYPSLIYHQRIHTGEKPYKCNDCGKAFSDSSILIRHRRTHTGEKPFECKECGKGFTQSFNLIQHQRIHTGETL